One region of Pleuronectes platessa chromosome 18, fPlePla1.1, whole genome shotgun sequence genomic DNA includes:
- the LOC128462010 gene encoding SH3 domain-binding protein 5 yields the protein MDPLRNDSNGEDESQCAEDEEEVDPRIQGELEKLNQSTDDINRWESELEDCRQRFRAVLVEATVKLDEQVKKIGRAVDDSKPYWEARKAARQAQVEAQKATQEFQRAVEILRAAKETIALAEERLLEEESRQFDSAWQEMLNHATQRVMEAEQARTRSEAEHRKTAANYNSCISHMRQLEKKLKRSINKSRPYFELKAKYYLQLEQLKRQVDEHQAKLVVAKAEYREALRSLESISEEIHAQRRSLAMGTREQGVGAEGDGSNEDIANFKMESDGLSMVSVSIDEEGSHSGSSEEETNTSSPEALPSSASSSSSHPSTSASTPLDTPSPSPFDTPSPYPLSYMSTLSSIPSSSSCPGSLKSVSPSSSHDSDSVCGSGHASPLLGPRSQCSGASSPDCDQERGDRAEGAEATLEAGLSKLTLTVAQKQGHSGDEQDSQYINPEVTSPSSASAIVLHNSV from the exons ATGGATCCTTTACGAAACGACAGTAACGGTGAGGACGAGTCGCAGTGCGCGGAGGACGAAGAAGAAGTAGATCCAAGAATCCAG ggggagctggagaagTTAAACCAGTCTACAGATGACATTAACCGTTGGGAGAGCGAACTCGAG GACTGTCGTCAGCGGTTTCGCGCGGTGCTGGTGGAAGCAACGGTGAAGCTGGACGAGCAGGTGAAGAAGATCGGGCGAGCTGTGGATGACTCTAAACCGTACTGGGAAGCACGCAAAGCAGCaagacag GCCCAGGTTGAAGCCCAAAAGGCCACTCAGGAGTTCCAGCGGGCGGTGGAGATCCTGCGGGCGGCCAAGGAAACCATAGCCCTGGCCGAGGAGCGGCTCCTCGAGGAGGAGAGCCGCCAGTTTGACTCCGCCTGGCAGGAAATGCTCAACCATGCCACACAGAGG GTGATGGAGGCCGAGCAAGCGAGAACACGCAGCGAGGCCGAGCACAGGAAGACGGCAGCCAACTACAACTCCTGTATCAGCCACATGAGGCAGCTGGAGAAGAAGCTCAAACGCTCCATCAACAAATCCAG GCCATATTTCGAGCTGAAAGCCAAGTACTATCTACAGCTTGAG CAACTAAAACGTCAGGTCGACGAGCATCAGGCCAAACTTGTGGTCGCGAAGGCCGAGTACCGCGAAGCGCTACGCAGCCTCGAGAGCATCTCAGAGGAGATACATGCCCAGCGACGCTCCCTCGCCATGGGCACCAGGGAGCAGGGTGTGGGCGCCGAGGGAGATGGAAGCAACGAGGACATCGCCAACTTCAAGATGGAGTCAGACGGCCTGTCAA tggtgTCAGTGTCAATTGACGAAGAGGGCAGTCACAGCGGCAGCTCAGAGGAGGAGACCAACACCTCCTCACCAGAAGCCCTGCCCTCGTCAgcgtcttcttcctcctcccatccttccacctcCGCCTCCACCCCCCTCGACACGCCCAGCCCTTCCCCCTTCGACACGCCCAGCCCTTACCCCCTCTCCTACATGTCCACCTTGTCCtccatcccctcctcctcctcctgtcccggGAGCCTGAAGTCAGTGAGCCCCAGCAGCTCTCATGACTCAGACTCGGTGTGCGGTTCTGGGCATGCCTCACCTCTCCTTGGCCCTCGCAGCCAGTGCAGCGGAGCTTCCTCTCCAGACTGCGACCAGGAGAGAG gtgacagagcagagggagcagaggccACACTAGAAGCCGGTCTGAGCAAGCTAACTTTGACTGTTGCACAAAAACAAGGACACTCTGGAGACGAACAAGACTCCCAGTACATTAATCCTGAAGTAACCTCCCCCAGCTCAGCTTCTGCCATTGTGCTACACAACAGCGTCTGA
- the mturn gene encoding maturin: protein MEFKHLVEAAEKWCSGNPFDLIFAEEDDERRLDFYAEPGVSFYVLCPGGTDSFHVWSESEDCLPFLQLAQDYISSCGKKTLLEVLEKVFTSFRPLLGLPDLEDDSFEHYHTDMEGEPGPDQQQMGVSQQ from the exons ATGGAGTTCAAGCATCTGGTGGAGGCGGCGGAGAAGTGGTGCTCCGGGAACCCGTTCGACCTCATCTTCGCCGAGGAGGACGACGAGAGGCGGCTGGACTTTTACGCAGAGCCCGGCGTCTCCTTCTACGTGCTGTGTCCCGGCGGCACCGACAGCTTT cACGTGTGGAGCGAGAGCGAGGACTGCCTTCCCTTCCTGCAGCTGGCCCAGGACTACATCTCCTCCTGCGGGAAGAAGACTCTACTGGAGGTGCTGGAGAAGGTCTTCACGTCCTTCAGGCCT CTGCTGGGCCTTCCAGACTTAGAAGACGACAGTTTTGAGCATTACCACACTGACATGGAGGGGGAACCAGGGCCGGACCAACAGCAGATGGGGGTCAGCCAGCAGTGA